One Papaver somniferum cultivar HN1 unplaced genomic scaffold, ASM357369v1 unplaced-scaffold_35, whole genome shotgun sequence DNA window includes the following coding sequences:
- the LOC113342238 gene encoding uncharacterized protein LOC113342238 produces MWFLHGDFLRMVNESWNMLAHGSLDFIFSYKLKRLKGLIKDWNLMVFGNIHSRLKQDQLRFEVAALRSDEDPNDITNLNLMKDAMSKLSETRLQHNTMLKQKARNQWLVEGSSNSTFFHNNIRIRRNANTISELVDAAGTTISDYDQIRDHVVQYYEDKFNGQELDYDFTLFDYEHPSISEVESLAMDRIPSPEEIKQIVFDLGADSAPSPDGFSGCFYRHCWDIIQEDLIKAINFCWETGHIPNGINSILIILLPKVRGANTLRNFWPTGLSNFFFKIFTNILATRLGSVLDNLVSEEHVAFLKGRNIQENISFASEMVNELHLKRKDGNIGIKLDISQDFDTVSWAFVLDVFCRYGFSEKWCSWIFNILNSARIFILLNGSPEDYLRQGDPLSPLIFVLIEDVFSRNIINLFHDKKMSHMVTRGGISPTHRFFADDIMIFCKGNLKSLHNLVDLLGKYQIASGQTVCRQKSKIYYGGGSLSRSTYLADYLGMIVATFTDRYLGVQIMPGTIRYRHISNVVEKIKSQLAGWKGFSLYFHDRIVLVKSGIASCSIHNMDIYKWPSKFILQCERAIRNFIWTGDSNVSRAVVVAYDKVCCTFKEGGLALTRISTMNDALIMKLWWNIRTSKRKWDGFLRAKFFGRNGCIKAKGVKFSIL; encoded by the coding sequence ATGTGGTTTTTGCACGGTGATTTCCTTCGCATGGTCAATGAAAGTTGGAACATGCTTGCTCATGggtctcttgattttattttttcttataaattGAAGAGGCTTAAAGGTCTGATCAAAGATTGgaatcttatggtttttggtaatATTCATTCCCGACTGAAGCAAGATCAATTGAGGTTTGAAGTTGCTGCTCTTCGTTCGGATGAGGATCCTAATGATATTACTAATCTTAACCTTATGAAAGATGCTATGTCTAAGCTAAGTGAAACGCGTCTTCAGCATAACACGATGCTTAAACAAAAAGCTAGAAATCAATGGCTTGTGGAGGGTTCAAGCAATTCTACTTTCTTTCATAATAACATTCGTATTCGAAGAAATGCTAATACTATCTCTGAATTGGTAGACGCTGCTGGTACTACTATTTCAGACTATGACCAAATTCGTGATCATGTTGTGCAATATTATGAAGATAAGTTCAATGGCCAGGAGTTGGACTATGATTTTACCTTATTTGATTATGAACATCCTAGTATCTCGGAGGTGGAGAGTCTTGCCATGGACAGAATTCCTTCTCCGGAGGAAATCAAACAAATTGTTTTTGATTTAGGGGCTGACAGTGCTCCAAGTCCAGATGGTTTTTCGGGTTGTTTCTATCGCCACTGCTGGGATATTATTCAAGAAGACTTGATTAAGGCTATTAATTTTTGTTGGGAGACTGGTCATATCCCTAATGGAATCAATTCAATCCTAATCATTTTGCTCCCCAAGGTGAGAGGTGCAAATACTCTTCGTAATTTTTGGCCTactggtcttagtaattttttctttaaaatttttactaaTATTCTTGCTACTAGGCTAGGCAGTGTTTTGGATAATCTTGTTTCTGAGGAACATGTTGCATTTTTGAAAGGGCGTAATATCCAAGAAAATATTAGCTTCGCTTCTGAAATGGTTAATGAACTTCACCTTAAGCGCAAAGATGGTAATATTGGTATCAAGCTTGATATTTCTCAGGATTTTGATACGGTGagttgggcttttgttttggATGTTTTTTGTAGATATGGTTTTTCTGAGAAGTGGTGCTCTtggatttttaatatcttgaattcTGCTAGAATCTTTATTCTTTTGAATGGCAGTCCGGAGGATTATTTGCGTCAAGGAGATCCCCTTTCTCCTTTGATTTTTGTCTTGATTGAAGATGTTTTTAGTAGAAATATTAtcaatctctttcatgataagaAGATGTCTCATATGGTTACAAGAGGTGGTATCTCTCCTACTCATCgcttctttgctgatgacattatgattttttgtaaaggaaaTTTGAAAAGTCTTCATAACCTTGTAGATTTATTGGGAAAGTATCAAATTGCTTCTGGTCAAACGGTTTGTAGGCAAAAGAGCaagatttattatggtggtggttctttgaGTAGAAGTACTTACCTTGCTGATTATTTGGGGATGATCGTTGCCACTTTTACAGACAGAtatttgggagttcaaattatgcCAGGTACGATAAGATATCGCCATATTTCTAATGTAGTGGAAAAGATAAAATCCCAACTTGCTGGTTGGAAAggtttttctttatattttcatGATCGAATTGTGCTTGTTAAATCTGGCATTGCTAGTTGTTCTATTCacaacatggatatttacaaatGGCCTAGCAAATTTATTTTGCAATGTGAAAGAGCTATAAGGAATTTTATTTGGACGGGTGATTCTAATGTTAGTCGTGCAGTGGTAGTAGCTTATGACAAAGTTTGTTGTACTTTTAAGGAGGGGGGCCTTGCCTTAACTCGTATATCTACTATGAATGATGCTCTTATCATGAAACTTTGGTGGAATATTCGTACTTCTAAGAGGAAATGGGATGGTTTTCTTCGTGCCAAATTTTTTGGTAGGAATGGTTGTATCAAAGCTAAAGGGGTTAAGTTTTCTATTCTTTAG